The genomic DNA atacatacatacacaattttacatacgtacgtacatacatacatgtacatacatacatacacacatacatacatacatacacacatacatacatacatacatacatacatacatacatacatacagcctAGGctataattcatttgtcaacagtaatattgCATGTGCTATATGATCTGTGTTTGCAAAGCCTCTTTGTATTTCGATATAATTCAAGgagataaatattgaaaatatcaaaagctGAAGCTATTGTCCTTTTAAAGTTTATGGTTTGcagattttttctttgtttggaaATTGTGGAAGATTTCCTTCAATTTCAGCAAATTCAGTAtcattatttttgaaagaaaaagattttaagaataaaactttttaatgtcattttaacTGTTCCTGCTGAGTGATCTTTGATGAGATATTCAAATTCagtatttctttcaattttgatttttgtctttgttttgatCCAAATAAGACTTGTGTATCCAAAATGACTTTCACATAAGACGCCTCAATGTTAAACATACAGCAAATAATAATCTTTTATTTCCTGaaacatttatcaataaaaaaactACGACAGCAGCGGACTATGTCCTGTATGGTTTGTTTTTACATGAACAACTTCAGTGTGTACTCAACTGTTCctacatttgatgttttattctCATTGACAGGAGATAGATCATGATTTTGAGATTTTCATTCCATCAGTACATAATTTCATACTTTCTATGGAAGtttaaaattcacattttaatcTGAAATTCACGATGCTACGTAAAGCTCAAAATATTTCCCATACGAATGTAAAGCGCCCTCAATGTTCAGGTTATAATTATACCATAGAAAGTAAAATCAACTCAAAATTGTTTCTTTTGGCACGCAtcaaaaaatttcttcctctccacCTTTAGCAAGCTATTCTATTACGGtttcatctcaccacacatcaattactgttcTACCGGTAATGTTTGGAGGTTTACTTCCaatagcaatatctatgcattggagCGTCTACAGAGACGTACGATGAGACTTATTCTTGACACTGTTCTGCTTCTTTCCACTTATCAAATGTATACTCAGCTTCATTGGCTGCTGATTAAGTTGAAACTCCGTTTTAACTGTATGgccaaaatttacagagcaactcacaatctaacccctgaTTATATAaccagtatgttcaataattatatcccttTCAGATCACctcgttcttccaatcagaacctccttaaagttcccaaagcaTGTACAACTCTATCAAAACACCTTGTctgttgcgggtgtggatgaatataacaatctccccaaaGCCATCAGGGACTCAAAGTCAccgactagttttaagaaatcttgtaataagtttctgtattctatttacttgtctgatgcctcttCATAGTTTTTTTCTGctatttgtacttctgtgttttttttgttttcaagttggtgctgtcatataattttcttttatctattcgacctccatgaaaagaggtgtttcacctatggagttatcaagtttaaataaagattaataataataattgcatATGACTTCAAGCACTCTCTAAGGGATAATGTACATTCTACTGATGCTAAAGGTGTTACAATTATATTCTTTCTATGAAGCAGAACCAGGCACAGTTACAAGATTCTGCCTCTGGCGATGGGTGTATTCTATGcagtgaaaaattaaaattttcaatttttataaaaaacaaaaatgtaaaaattccagtcactccacaaaagcttcaaaatgagtcaacACAACAGCAGACTGgtgaagaattgtaaaaatttcagcGTGAATATGTAGTCCCTGAAGTGCAGTCTGCGGTAAAGTTGTACAGAAGGGACTGTGGTACCATTGGTATGATGTATGAACCTCACATTCTGGTGGTTCTTTAGTCGTATATATCAGAGAATCCATGGAAACAAACTGTAACTGCAGAGTTTTGTAAAGAAATGCTCAGTAGATTTATGACAAAGTCAGTCAagtcaaaaaaactttaaatatgATACGTCTTATGAGGCTCGGTAAAGCACATAGATCCAGAATGCAGTTCTGTTGTCTAGGTATTATCAGTAAAGTTTATTGACTTCCATGCACAGCTAACAATGCCATAACCACCATGGTGGTGTCTTTTCCCGCCAGAGAGTACCAGGATGTATGACAATGGAAAgataattgaaaattaaaattgtaatttacagCTCTGCAAGTTTAAAGAGAGAGGTGGACTTCAAGTTTCATGCCAAGTTTGAAACGCAGAAAATTAAGCACATTTCCCATCATCAGTGATctggtgttgaaatttcaaagtgaaaCGACAGTCATCACACAACAGAATGAATAATACTGACAGTTTGGCAGTGTAAATACCTGACAAAAGGTGTCATTATTACAAATGTCTATCATAAAATATTCTAGTTAATTAGGTCATGATTTTAAGATTTGCATTCGATCAGTACTAGGTACTTTTGGTGCTTATTGTATCGATCTTTTACATACACTGAGCTTTTGTAAGCTAGCTTTTTGTGTGTAGTTgtctttgaacaaatctaagttctTCATGATTGGTACTCTGTCTTGTGAGGTGCtacaaattgtttcgatgtataccgttggtggagaagttgactttaatggtcgttaacaactgccaTTATTGAGGACCAGCAGTTTTCTGTAaagacctgaagctttggcttggtgcaggtccttatgacctgaagctattttctcttaatttcgcacactgcgtAGCGGCATCACCAATTATATGTGACATGATGCAATTGAATGGAATCAGTTTATCAAgttaaaaatctgtaaatactggtttttttACTTTCTGAACCACATCATGCcagtcatacatgtatgtatatcagTCACTTATAGAGCAAGACATTGCCAGCTATGTTTACATCAGTCGCTGAAATCATCTTCAGTCTCCGCGCTGCCAACTTTTGGTGCTTTGTTCTCAACCAGTGTACAGCTTAGAATTGACTTCTGAACGGCTTTCCTCTCCtctgaaaattacagagaaTGAAAAAATTATTAAGTGTATACTGATCATCAAAGTCTCAGCAAGTGAGTTTATTCAATTTGCAATAAAGTCAAAAGGAATATTCCAGAAAGCTGCCATCTATTCATTCATCTCTTCACTGAAAATACAATTTGTTGGATGTAAAACAGCaagtacagtactgtacaaGCATATTATACCCTCACTGGTACTTAAACATACTTTCTGATTGCACAGGAATATGTCCTTACGCTACACTGGTATTTATGTCCTACATCTACACATAGTATGTGAGTTCTGACAGCCATTGACAAGAACTTTGTCAGAAGAATGGATGGTACTTTCCAATCCCtccaaaaaatcacacaaaaatgtaaaacaatggAAACGTGTGAATTCACACGGATAAATTAGTACATAATTGTTTGGAAAATTGCTCCATATTTGATGGTCTTCTGAGCATGCTCTTTGAAAACTGATTTGTTTCTGCCATGTTTGGTGCTACGAAGTCTTGTTATCAATTCTAGCCTTAATATCGGCTCAGACAACGTATGCTTTCTCACACCTTACAATATTCTAGTTATTATGAAAATGCTGCAAACTATGCACAAGGGTACTGTGCTCGGGAAAATGGAAACAACAATATGCCTTATTCTGCCAAGtttatatttcaccatcaggtcaagttggttagcaaaacatatcaaatatggtgaattttaacaaagacttgaagatttgaaggtccatgaagacagagatactgtaaatatgatttatacagactaaagctgctataacatacaaAGCCAAATGGGTGAatatacatatggttttggctcaatgcTGCTTTTTATTGACTTGGCATatgggaaagtgatactgtctggcaggaaaggtTACAAGAGTGGATATTCTGTATGGCAATTTTTAATAGTGCAAGCAAAATTCAATGGTTCTTGATGATAGATTTGCCATAATGTATAACATTAAATGTAATTATTACATTACAGCCATATTGTATGGTATATCCATCTTAATGGGCACCATTTACATTGATTCTGTCACAGCTTGGATGTTTTAAACTCATTTAATCACTGATAGTGTTGCTTATTCTTACTTTGTTTTGAAGTAAATTTCAGATGGAAATATGCTCTTTCCACTTATATGTACCTCACTTTGGATCTCTTTATTGTTTTCATTGGTAAAGTCGGCCATATTCACAAAGACGCAGGGATGACGGTGGTTTGAAGAAAATATACCAGTATTGGTAGTGGAGGTGCTTAAATCAAACAGTGACATCAGCGAACTTGtcattcagtgtttttgctaaggttgggaaacattggtaaatgatttgggaaccctggtaacatttctgctgtcccctaatctgattgcattgatataccacaGGGAACCCCGGTATCTAACAACTTTACTGGAAATTATTGTACCATCCATCAAGGATAGAAAGGTTAAATACCTGGCGTTTTACACTTCTGTAACAAGACAACCAACTTCTGTCGACTGTACTTCAGTAAAAACTTCTGACAGGACCTTATTGTAccttaaaatgttgaaattgaaaaaatgatgTAAAACTCTGTTTGCTTTGTGCAGCAAATGTGTTGAACTATGCCTTAAAGCTTCACAGTTCATTTACAGTAATACTACTAATGTCAACGCATTTAAAACTTTTAAACCATTACTTAGGAACATACAAGCGAATACTCACATACTCTTACACTCAACATGCATAGCAACCATAAATTCTCATAAAACCAGGCATAAATGCACCGGTCTTACAATTTCTTACAtcatctcaaaaacagctgCTGCTTGGTACGCTACACTGAAATTTACCAGGCAACCATACATTGAGACAGGACAGGCTAGAACTTGGCAGTAAGCCAAACACACCTACCTCCCAGATGTAATGTGTGTATGAAGCAAGGTTTCTTTTCGATAGATCTGATAAATGGCAGGGCTGACCATAGCAACTTGTAGAAATCCCTCCTGACTCTAATAAGTACAATCCTTGTATAAATATTGAGATATTTTACTGGAAGAAAAATTAAGGAAAGAATCAGTTTCAACAAACtttgacaaaatacaaaaaatttgtAGAAGTTTACACACATGTTCATATCTAGCTACCGTACAAATTTCTACCTTTTTCACCAAGAcagaattgttagattttcaGAACAGAGCTACTGCcctaaaaatttatttcaataggCAATTCAATCAACACTATTAAACACTATTTACATGAGATATATACAAAAACATGAATGACTGTccaataataaacaaatatttaccATTCGTGAGCAAAGTTTGAACATGAAATTTCCCATAAATTGAACATTTTCTCAATCAAAATGACTACTAGTACTATAGGTACAATCCATAAAAgcgattatttcattttcatgtaatttttttttgctttgtgaCGGATTTAGGGCAGCTGGTAATTGTAATTATGCTATACCAGGTTTGAAATTGATCTATTATTTTCACCATTACTTCCATatcatatttctttctttcattgaaATAAACCTATCTCACATAATTATACTACTCTCAATAATGAAAGATTTCCCTTTTCTGGCTCAACGCCAATGCAAGATCTAAGCAAGAATCCATGATGACAAGGTCTGACATGTTAACATTTTATAGTAAAGCTGGTTATAGCTGTAACTTCTGTTGTATTGTCGataatttttgttctgtttagaaaaaaacaatttcttgttctacacctAAAATCATGTCAAAGTGCCAAGTCTTGAAGTTGCAGGATGGCAGTGTGTTATGTCCAATTGTTACtcttgaaaactgaattctgaTCCCAACTAGATTCATTTATCcataatatgcatattatgTGCCATGTTTGGAAGGTTAGTactatttatttcaacataggaCCCTCCAAAAACGTTTTTAAGAGGGTCTATGATTTCAACATATTGTAGACAGTAGAGCTAGAAAACTTACTTGTTTTCTacaacaaaaattatgaaaatattattggGAGGTACAGCTGTCAATTGTTCCTTTCACACAGTACTTGCTCTCTTTTCCTGCTGTTATCTGTTCCATGTTTAGGATTCTTAGTTGTTTTACAAACCTAAATCACTCACGAGTACAGACCATGCAAGACCTGTCATCACGACTAAAAAGGGTTAGGAACACACTGGCCCCCAGTCATTTGGCTTTCCTCACCAGCAGTTACTGGAAGGCCAAGCAGGGCTGTCacgttcaccccacgatctacgcaacagcctacaaCTAGCATTctagtctgctgaagtttatttcttcaagttcttctattttgatattgatatgcccacagacttggagcaagtctaggtTAGGAAGGAAATTGTTAGGTGTGTACTGTACTAGCTTGAGATGAATAAAATACTCACCATTCAGTCCAGACAGAGTAACCCCAATGCCATAATCTCCATGTGATCTCTCTATTGcttgttttattgtgaaatagaTGACTTTCTCTTCCACAGGATGCACCAACTTGTCATCGTCGAATACCAATTCACAAAGCAGATATCTAAGAGATCAACAAGAAAATTTGATTAGCATTTCTTGATCGAAAATGCTTTCCCAAGAATTAAAACTCTATTGATGCAGTGGTATGTAGGGCTCAGCCCTTTGTGTTACACCAGAGGTTAAGATTACTAATTTGATTTCCGTCTGAAGATGCACAGTTGACGCTTACATGGTCAATATTaatattgattcatgataactaataacaaagaataaaatagaatttttacttgctatgtacatttgtaGACCCCTGTGCATCGCATAAACAGTATATTCAAACACCCAGTTTACTTGGTCATTCACTGATGTGTACAGTTCATACACACTTTGTCAGACCCGCGCAGGTTAAGATTTTCTGATAAATATGTCAAAAAGTTGGACataaatggcaatttttgtacataacattttgcatttaccatgataacaaccAACTGTGTTTAAAAAGGGATGTATTAAGCCATCATTACTATTGCCAGAGCAACCGTACTGCCCAACTTCCGATTGCAAGCTGAAAGCCTTGcagtctaaaaactggcaatttttgcgTCTAGGTATTAacacagagggcgctcttcTAGATGTTAATGCTGTCGTCTGCAAGTTCCAATCCCAGCATCTTTGGCGCGTGTCTTCGTTCACAAGCACGACatttctctctctttttctatttttattgcGTAATGGTAACAATATCTATAATCTATGACGAGGTGGAGAATAACACTTACTGGCTGATAGCAGTGAAATATTCTAATAATGGAGAGTTAAAAAAACACTTTGCGTGTttcttatttgtttctttacaacTTATATATAGGCACTCAAAAAACATGGCAACATTCATGAATTTAGTCAGGGACATATCCGGGTACTCGCATATTTAACCTGCGCATACATGGTCAGTTAACCACTGGCGCAACTATTATCTTGGCAAGAAACTATAGTAATTCACCAAGTACATATCAAAGCAGGACTTTCATGGCCCCAATGTCTTAATGGCTGTAAGGATAAAAAAGAATATGATATTATCAAaaaagattttattcaaacttaacCAGTCCATGGAatctcaaaaatcaaatatggaaaTCACTGAAGTGGGTATATCTTGacgtttttcaaaaaatgtaataaataattgtgcaagtttcatcatcatttgcacAAAACATAAGGCAGACATGCCTAGGTACCAGTAAACTATACTTGAAGCTGTTGGACCACAGAGAACTCTGATTGAATAAcagtaaacaagtaaataaaaactAGATAGAtataaaaaaggaaaagattaaaagagaaaaatgtagataataaacaaaaacaaccaagttaaaaatttaaaacaaataaaacacacaatgactgactgacagataaaacaattaaacaaaagtaaacaaaaacaaaacaagtaaccaagcaaacaaacaaacgactgACTTCCATGAAACAGACTAAATTCAACATTACTAAATTCAACATTATTACAACagcaattctgaaaaatatgatgttttgacaaaaaatgacaaaatcaggCCCAATATTGACATAATATGGACAGATGGATGGACGaacaacagacaaacagacagaatgATGATACATGGCACATGGGGTCAAAAAGGCACACAAAAGTGAAGTCATTAAaaacatagaccctccaaaaaaaaATGAGCACCGAGGAGAAAAGAAATGGCACAGATAATGTAAGATAGCAGTTGCGATGAGAAAACTGGTGACCTAATGCAGATCCACTGTTATTAGTTTCAAAACTATTACCGATATTGTAAAATGCCAAAAAATTACACTTCATCAATGACAAATGATGCTCCCATTGCGACTTCgtttgtacgtatgtatgtatgcaatgGAGGAATAGGAAAACTAAAATGGTAGGTGTTCAATTGTCagcgaaaaaaacaaaacaagacatgcaaaacaaaaaaattccaaaagtAGACAGGTCTACTTcgcaaatacagaaaaaaatagcgtcaatgacactgtagctcccatcctggactatttagtgtttgttctctggtcagatatttgaacatgtgtgaaagagataaagtgcatgaagtgaaaatacttaaatgaaatgtactggagacagtgaaatatgtttagtgTATTTATTCacaatataaaatggaaaaaatacagaattagaaatatcgaatactgtgatacaaccattaactcaacaagtcatttataatgacatagtccccacttgtaataggagtattagtcttgatggggcaggaaaatgtggtcattaagaagtatcactggagtgtatatgttgagatctatgggcacataggtctatgtcgttgttccaaatttgaaacacatgaggcatgtgtaagttatggttctaaatcaggaaaaacaatcagacctctagcagtattggccagccaagaaatacatatgcgcattataaatgaggtacaagatgtgacatcttaaagggaaacctaagtctagcgacattgaccgtttatcccttccaaaatcacccttgagtaaaatgcagctcaaatttgcaacataattgcatgcgctgacgactacggagcgacgaaaagagaagttgaagtagacgacatttatgaaaatgagctcggaaacccatgggcgcgaaagggctcatgggagaagcgtgcgtgacgtcatcggcgatacagacgattgcagcttgcagctggaggagtaccgtgaacagttcagcgcgttcgtaagacgactctggagagttcggacagcgatatttctgacatcgagtattacttttccccgactgaaatcaaaccatactaatttgaaccaagatatgtaataattagaaagcatttccacacatcgttcataattCCGCGGAGGgagtacagaccccgaactggattggagacactgagtgactctgcgatccttcagcgctacgtttctaaaacagagttttctttatcagtcgcttaaaattaatttttggttcgtgaatgatacgtaagtcgaacttggccagatctttaaggttgcgaaatcttcgatatatatcggaaaatatttattcgcaatttgacaaatgtatagTGTCGTCTTTTTTTTCGAAATTGGTGTCGAagtcagatctacaaagtgatgaaatctccgatataatggatatttgcccgctatttaaaacaaaagtatcgtctatattgttgtaaagaatgtatttcatacaagaccagccaaaCTCTCGATG from Ptychodera flava strain L36383 chromosome 12, AS_Pfla_20210202, whole genome shotgun sequence includes the following:
- the LOC139145611 gene encoding ribonuclease P/MRP protein subunit POP5-like, which produces MVRYKNRYLLCELVFDDDKLVHPVEEKVIYFTIKQAIERSHGDYGIGVTLSGLNVKYLNIYTRIVLIRVRRDFYKLLWSALPFIRSIEKKPCFIHTLHLGGTIRSCQKFLLKYSRQKLVVLLQKCKTPEERKAVQKSILSCTLVENKAPKVGSAETEDDFSD